A genomic stretch from Bacterioplanes sanyensis includes:
- a CDS encoding twin-arginine translocation signal domain-containing protein: MLNTTRRGFMQLSGGAAATLTLGSSLALLSGCSRQPEAGLQFLTADDADFLAALAPVIMGASYPGQLGPEQARARQVAALDKLIGTLQYHSRNQLVQLLAIMSSAPLRAALGAPFRHWNEASAEEVEAFLLGWRDSSLQVKRMGYASLCKLQTMCWYALPENYIASGYPGPPQKIPTVVSQ; the protein is encoded by the coding sequence ATGCTCAACACCACCCGCCGTGGTTTTATGCAGCTCAGTGGCGGCGCTGCCGCCACACTCACCTTGGGCTCATCATTGGCACTGCTGAGCGGCTGCAGCCGCCAGCCCGAAGCCGGTTTGCAATTCCTAACCGCCGACGACGCCGATTTTTTGGCCGCCTTAGCGCCGGTCATTATGGGTGCCAGCTACCCTGGCCAGCTGGGCCCAGAGCAAGCGCGTGCCCGTCAGGTGGCGGCGTTGGATAAGCTCATCGGCACGCTGCAATACCACTCGCGTAACCAACTGGTGCAATTATTGGCCATTATGTCGTCGGCGCCGCTGCGTGCGGCGTTGGGCGCGCCATTTCGCCACTGGAACGAAGCCAGCGCAGAAGAAGTCGAGGCATTTTTACTCGGCTGGCGCGACAGTAGCCTGCAAGTAAAACGCATGGGCTACGCCTCCCTGTGTAAATTGCAAACCATGTGCTGGTACGCCCTGCCAGAAAATTACATTGCCTCCGGTTACCCCGGGCCACCGCAAAAAATCCCCACTGTTGTCAGCCAATAA
- a CDS encoding GMC family oxidoreductase has product MKTTERKPDIPVIAAIQDPILNGMANGWQVQEATEFDDGTVLEADVVIIGTGAGGGTSAEILAQAGLKVLMLEEGPLKSSNDFKMDEREAYSDLYQESAGRMSKDGAMSILQGRCVGGTTVVNWTSSFRTPDQTLDYWASEFDVKGLSKTDMAPWFERMEQRLNISDWQVPANENNAVLSRGCTQLGYDWKVIPRNVAGCWNLGYCGTGCPTNAKQSMLVTTIPAALEMRSQLIYSARAERLIIEGNKVLGVDVTALDARYQPSGKRIVVKAPHIVMACGGINGPALLKRSNAPDPQQRVGKRTFLHPVAFNFARFDRTIDPYYGAPQSIYSDHFQWQNVDGPVGYKLEVPPLQPGLASVLLLGHGAHHFDDMSHLPNTHSMIALLRDGFHPQSQGGTVELASDGSPIIDYQVNDYLWDGFKRAFLSMAEIEFAAGAKAVRASHLDARWSTSWQQAKKDISQLEFRLNAFMAGSAHVMGGLAMGEDLSQCVVDSNGKYHYLDNLYVFDGSVFPTSIGANPQLSIYGLVARQATQLAQQLKPV; this is encoded by the coding sequence ATGAAAACAACCGAACGTAAGCCTGATATTCCGGTGATCGCCGCTATTCAAGACCCCATCCTCAACGGCATGGCCAATGGCTGGCAAGTGCAGGAAGCCACCGAATTTGACGATGGCACAGTGCTGGAAGCCGACGTCGTTATTATCGGCACCGGCGCAGGTGGCGGCACCAGTGCCGAAATTCTTGCCCAAGCTGGGCTCAAAGTACTGATGCTGGAAGAAGGGCCGCTAAAATCCAGTAACGACTTTAAAATGGACGAGCGCGAAGCCTACAGCGACTTGTACCAAGAAAGCGCCGGTCGCATGAGCAAAGACGGCGCTATGTCGATTTTGCAAGGTCGCTGCGTGGGTGGCACCACGGTGGTGAATTGGACCTCCAGCTTTCGTACACCGGATCAAACCCTAGATTACTGGGCGTCAGAGTTTGACGTTAAAGGACTCAGCAAAACCGATATGGCACCCTGGTTTGAGCGCATGGAGCAGCGGCTCAATATCAGCGACTGGCAAGTGCCGGCCAACGAAAACAACGCCGTATTAAGCCGCGGCTGTACGCAACTCGGCTACGATTGGAAAGTAATTCCACGCAACGTCGCCGGTTGTTGGAACCTGGGTTATTGCGGCACTGGCTGCCCCACCAACGCCAAACAATCCATGTTGGTGACCACCATTCCGGCGGCGTTAGAAATGCGCTCACAGCTGATTTACAGTGCCCGCGCCGAGCGGTTAATTATTGAAGGCAATAAAGTGCTGGGGGTGGACGTAACCGCACTGGATGCACGCTACCAACCGTCCGGTAAACGTATAGTGGTAAAAGCCCCTCACATCGTCATGGCTTGTGGTGGCATTAATGGTCCGGCACTGCTCAAACGCTCTAACGCACCCGACCCACAACAACGAGTCGGCAAGCGCACCTTTCTGCATCCGGTGGCGTTTAATTTTGCCCGCTTTGATCGCACCATCGATCCTTACTATGGCGCGCCACAATCGATTTATTCCGACCATTTCCAGTGGCAGAATGTCGACGGCCCAGTGGGCTATAAACTCGAAGTACCGCCGCTGCAACCGGGCTTAGCGTCGGTATTATTATTAGGCCATGGTGCGCATCATTTTGACGACATGAGCCACCTGCCCAATACCCACTCGATGATCGCCTTATTACGCGACGGTTTTCATCCGCAAAGCCAAGGCGGCACGGTTGAACTGGCCAGTGATGGCTCGCCCATCATTGACTATCAGGTAAATGATTATCTATGGGACGGGTTTAAACGGGCTTTTCTTAGCATGGCGGAAATTGAATTCGCCGCGGGCGCCAAGGCCGTACGCGCTTCACATTTAGACGCCCGCTGGTCTACAAGTTGGCAACAAGCGAAAAAAGACATTTCTCAACTGGAGTTTCGCTTGAACGCATTTATGGCCGGCAGTGCTCACGTAATGGGTGGTTTGGCCATGGGCGAGGACTTATCGCAGTGCGTGGTCGACAGTAACGGCAAGTATCATTATCTAGATAATCTTTACGTCTTCGACGGTTCGGTATTTCCCACCAGCATCGGCGCCAACCCACAACTCTCAATTTATGGATTAGTGGCACGCCAAGCGACTCAACTAGCGCAACAGTTAAAACCTGTGTGA
- a CDS encoding transposase → MPKPRKELVSLEATPYYHCVSRCVRRAFLCGFDQEGRSFEHRRGWIESLLLEQAQVFAVDIAAYAVMSNHFHVVLHVAQGQAASWPVREVIERWHRLYKGNAFTQRYLLGEALSSVEEQLVEKYANEWRERLTSISWFMRRLNEKIARMANEEDECTGHFWEGRFKSQALLDEKALAACMAYVDLNPVRAGMAKTPETSDYTSIKKRSRKAQQASSPNHPFQQVPELFNFAGNPRENMPEGIPMKLTDYIDLVDWTGRQIREDKPGYIDQSLPPALLRLGIDSQHWLVMTQQFESQFKGLVGSAQKLKAKLSCFFQDSKQHRTAGIGTCQKLLT, encoded by the coding sequence ATGCCCAAGCCACGCAAGGAACTCGTTTCTCTGGAAGCCACGCCTTATTATCACTGCGTTTCACGCTGTGTGCGGCGTGCTTTTTTATGCGGCTTTGATCAGGAAGGGCGTAGCTTTGAGCATCGTCGAGGCTGGATAGAGTCATTGCTGCTGGAGCAAGCCCAAGTCTTTGCCGTCGACATCGCTGCCTATGCAGTGATGTCGAATCACTTTCATGTGGTGCTGCACGTCGCGCAGGGCCAGGCTGCGAGCTGGCCTGTGCGTGAAGTAATCGAGCGCTGGCACCGGCTGTACAAAGGCAATGCTTTTACGCAACGCTATTTGTTAGGTGAAGCGCTGAGCTCGGTGGAAGAGCAGTTAGTTGAAAAGTACGCCAACGAATGGCGTGAGCGTTTAACCTCCATTAGCTGGTTTATGCGTCGCTTGAACGAAAAAATTGCGCGCATGGCCAACGAAGAAGACGAATGTACCGGTCACTTCTGGGAGGGCCGCTTTAAGTCCCAGGCACTGCTCGACGAAAAAGCACTGGCTGCCTGCATGGCCTATGTGGATTTAAACCCTGTTAGAGCGGGCATGGCGAAAACACCGGAAACGTCTGATTATACCTCGATCAAAAAACGCAGCCGTAAAGCACAGCAAGCCAGTTCACCCAATCACCCGTTCCAACAAGTCCCCGAGCTATTTAACTTCGCTGGCAACCCTCGTGAAAACATGCCAGAAGGCATCCCAATGAAGTTAACCGATTACATCGACTTGGTGGACTGGACCGGCAGACAAATACGTGAGGATAAGCCCGGTTATATTGATCAAAGCCTGCCACCCGCGCTGCTTAGGCTGGGTATTGACTCACAACATTGGCTAGTCATGACGCAGCAATTTGAAAGCCAGTTTAAAGGCCTGGTGGGCAGTGCTCAGAAGCTAAAGGCCAAACTGAGCTGCTTCTTCCAAGATAGTAAACAACACCGAACCGCTGGTATCGGTACGTGCCAGAAGCTGCTGACTTAA
- a CDS encoding prolyl oligopeptidase family serine peptidase yields the protein MSFKALAWAVSASLAALAPVSLAASGQQQQVQQMTIDYPAIDYPATRQVDVVDEYFGTQVKDPYRWLEDDRSEETAHWVAAQNKVTFGYLEQTPYRQKIEQRLTELLDYEKVSSPFKEGKYTYFYKNDGLQNQDVLYRQHGEGEAEVFLDPNTFSEEGTTSLGSVSFSKDGSLVAYSISEGGSDWRKVIVLDAESKKSIGDTLVDVKFSGISWRGNEGFYYSSYDKPEGSELSAKTDQHKLYFHQLGTPQADDELIFGGSEAEKHRYVSGYVTEDGRYLVIGAMESTSGNKLYVQDLTKPETKLITVQDHTGADTWVIASQDDTLYLQTNLEAPNTRLVKVNIAAPQASNWVDVIAETQHVLSTSTAGGSLFAQYMVDATSQVKQFDLNGKLLRTIELPDIGSASGFRGKQDDSELYYTFTNYKTPGTIYQLDISSGKSQVYRKSEAPFDSDKFESEQVFYTSKDGTKVPMILTHKKGLPRDGSAPTILYGYGGFDVSLTPWFSSVRAAWLDMGGIFAVANLRGGGEYGKAWHDAGTKLQKQNVFDDFIAAAEYLIENKYTASNKLAIEGGSNGGLLVGAVMTQRPELFRVALPQVGVLDMLRYHTFTAGAGWAYDYGTAEQSKQMFEYLKGYSPLHNVEAGVHYPATLITTGDHDDRVVPAHSYKFAAELQAKQGGPLPTLIRIETDAGHGAGTPTSKVIDLYADIYSFALFNMGVEEL from the coding sequence ATGTCTTTCAAAGCCTTAGCATGGGCAGTCTCTGCCTCATTAGCGGCGCTAGCCCCAGTTTCATTGGCCGCCAGCGGCCAGCAGCAACAGGTACAGCAAATGACCATAGATTACCCAGCCATAGACTACCCAGCCACCCGCCAAGTCGACGTGGTGGATGAGTATTTTGGCACCCAGGTTAAAGACCCATACCGCTGGTTGGAAGACGATCGCAGTGAAGAGACCGCTCACTGGGTGGCGGCGCAAAATAAAGTCACCTTTGGCTACCTAGAGCAAACCCCATATCGGCAAAAAATCGAACAACGCCTAACTGAGTTGCTGGACTATGAGAAAGTCAGCAGCCCATTTAAAGAAGGCAAGTACACCTATTTCTATAAAAACGATGGCCTGCAAAATCAGGATGTACTTTATCGCCAGCACGGCGAAGGTGAGGCTGAAGTCTTTCTAGACCCCAATACCTTTAGCGAAGAAGGCACCACTTCACTGGGCAGCGTGAGTTTCTCTAAAGATGGCTCGCTGGTGGCATACAGCATTTCAGAAGGCGGCAGCGACTGGCGCAAAGTGATTGTGCTCGACGCCGAGAGCAAAAAGTCGATTGGCGATACGCTGGTGGATGTTAAGTTCAGCGGCATCAGCTGGCGCGGTAACGAAGGGTTTTATTACTCCAGTTACGACAAGCCCGAAGGCAGCGAGCTGTCTGCAAAAACTGATCAGCACAAATTGTACTTTCATCAGCTAGGCACCCCACAAGCGGATGATGAATTGATTTTTGGTGGCAGTGAGGCAGAAAAACACCGTTATGTCTCGGGCTACGTCACCGAAGATGGTCGCTATTTGGTCATTGGCGCGATGGAATCCACCTCCGGTAACAAGTTGTACGTGCAAGACCTCACCAAGCCAGAGACAAAACTGATCACTGTGCAAGACCATACCGGCGCCGACACTTGGGTCATCGCCTCGCAAGACGACACCTTGTACTTACAGACCAACTTAGAGGCGCCCAATACACGCTTGGTTAAGGTAAATATTGCCGCGCCACAGGCGAGCAATTGGGTGGACGTGATTGCTGAAACCCAGCATGTACTGAGCACATCAACCGCCGGTGGTAGCTTGTTTGCACAATATATGGTGGATGCAACGTCGCAGGTTAAACAGTTCGATCTGAACGGCAAACTGCTGCGCACTATCGAGTTGCCAGATATTGGCAGTGCCAGTGGTTTTCGTGGCAAACAAGATGACAGCGAGCTGTATTACACTTTTACTAACTACAAAACGCCGGGCACGATTTATCAGTTAGATATTAGCTCTGGCAAGAGCCAGGTGTATCGTAAATCTGAAGCACCTTTTGACTCGGATAAGTTTGAATCCGAACAGGTGTTCTATACCTCAAAAGACGGTACTAAAGTGCCGATGATTCTGACCCACAAAAAAGGTTTACCACGTGATGGCAGCGCGCCGACCATTTTGTATGGCTACGGCGGCTTTGATGTCAGCCTGACGCCTTGGTTTAGTTCGGTGCGTGCTGCTTGGTTAGATATGGGCGGCATATTTGCCGTGGCCAACTTGCGTGGCGGCGGTGAATACGGCAAAGCCTGGCACGATGCCGGTACCAAACTGCAAAAGCAAAATGTGTTTGATGATTTTATTGCCGCAGCTGAGTACTTGATTGAGAACAAATACACGGCATCAAATAAGTTAGCCATTGAAGGCGGCTCAAATGGGGGCTTGTTGGTCGGGGCCGTGATGACCCAGCGACCAGAGCTGTTCCGAGTGGCGCTGCCACAAGTCGGTGTATTGGATATGCTGCGCTACCACACCTTTACCGCCGGTGCCGGCTGGGCGTACGACTACGGCACAGCGGAGCAGAGTAAACAAATGTTCGAGTACCTAAAAGGCTACTCTCCGCTGCACAATGTCGAAGCTGGGGTACATTACCCGGCGACGTTAATTACCACCGGCGATCACGACGATCGCGTAGTACCGGCACACTCATATAAATTTGCCGCTGAGCTGCAGGCCAAGCAAGGCGGGCCACTACCCACCTTGATTCGCATCGAAACCGATGCCGGTCATGGTGCGGGTACGCCGACCAGTAAGGTCATTGATCTGTATGCCGATATTTACAGTTTTGCGTTGTTTAATATGGGCGTGGAGGAGCTTTAG
- the ilvD gene encoding dihydroxy-acid dehydratase, whose translation MTDKRKHSAQVVDGVAQAPARAMLRAVGFNKEDFQKPQIGVASTWSMVTPCNMHINELAEHARIGADQAGGKGVVFNTITISDGIANGTEGMKYSLVSREVIADSIETVVGCQGFDGLVAIGGCDKNMPACVLAMARLNRPAVFVYGGTIQPGAGHTDIVSVFEAVGQHAKGDIDLLDVERIEETAIPGPGSCGGMYTANTMASAIEALGMSLPGSSAQEAVSSDKRDDCEAAGAAVMNLLEHNILPSDIMTREAFENAITITIVLGGSTNAVLHLLAMANTIGVELTLDDFTRIGQRVPVLADLRPSGRYMMSELVAIGGIQPLMKRLLQQGLLHGDCLTVTGKTLAENLASVSDYPAGQDIIRDFDNPVKANSHLVVLKGNLSPTGAVAKITGKEGLTFTGSAKVFHSEEEALQAILDGGIVKGDVIVIRYEGPRGGPGMREMLSPTSAVMGKGLGNDVALITDGRFSGGSHGFVVGHVTPEAMDGGPIAIVEDGDTITIDAENMAISLHVSDEEIQRRLSLWQRPQPRYRRGVLAKFASTVTSAAEGALTDTNIDP comes from the coding sequence ATGACCGACAAACGCAAGCACTCGGCTCAGGTGGTCGATGGTGTCGCACAGGCGCCAGCACGTGCCATGTTGCGCGCCGTGGGCTTTAACAAAGAAGACTTCCAGAAACCGCAAATCGGTGTGGCCTCGACCTGGAGCATGGTGACGCCGTGCAATATGCACATCAATGAATTGGCCGAGCATGCCCGCATCGGTGCCGACCAAGCCGGTGGCAAAGGCGTGGTATTTAATACCATTACCATTTCTGATGGCATTGCCAACGGCACCGAAGGCATGAAGTATTCGCTGGTGTCGCGTGAAGTGATCGCCGACTCCATCGAAACCGTGGTGGGCTGCCAAGGCTTTGATGGCCTAGTGGCAATTGGTGGCTGCGATAAAAACATGCCGGCTTGTGTGTTGGCCATGGCGCGGCTGAATCGCCCGGCGGTATTTGTGTATGGCGGCACCATTCAGCCAGGCGCTGGCCACACGGATATTGTGTCGGTATTTGAAGCTGTGGGTCAGCACGCCAAAGGCGACATCGATTTGCTCGACGTTGAGCGCATTGAAGAAACCGCCATTCCCGGCCCGGGCTCCTGTGGCGGCATGTACACCGCCAATACCATGGCGTCGGCCATCGAAGCGTTAGGCATGAGTTTACCCGGCAGCTCGGCGCAAGAGGCGGTGTCCAGCGACAAGCGTGATGATTGCGAAGCCGCCGGCGCGGCTGTCATGAATTTGCTGGAGCATAACATTTTGCCCAGCGACATCATGACCCGTGAAGCGTTTGAAAACGCCATCACCATTACCATCGTATTGGGCGGCTCCACCAACGCCGTGCTGCATTTGTTGGCCATGGCTAACACCATTGGCGTGGAATTAACTCTGGATGATTTCACCCGTATTGGCCAGCGCGTACCGGTATTGGCCGACTTGCGCCCGAGCGGCAGATACATGATGTCTGAGCTGGTGGCCATTGGCGGCATTCAGCCACTCATGAAACGCCTGCTGCAACAGGGGTTATTGCATGGCGACTGTTTAACCGTGACTGGTAAAACGTTGGCAGAAAACCTCGCCAGCGTCAGTGACTACCCGGCAGGGCAGGACATTATTCGCGACTTCGACAACCCGGTAAAAGCCAACAGCCACTTGGTGGTATTAAAAGGCAATTTATCGCCCACCGGTGCGGTGGCCAAAATCACCGGCAAAGAGGGCTTAACCTTTACCGGCTCGGCCAAAGTATTTCACTCAGAAGAAGAAGCGCTGCAAGCCATTCTGGACGGCGGCATCGTCAAAGGCGATGTGATTGTCATTCGCTACGAAGGCCCGCGTGGCGGACCGGGCATGCGAGAAATGCTCAGCCCGACCTCGGCGGTGATGGGCAAAGGCTTGGGTAACGATGTGGCCCTGATTACCGACGGCCGCTTTTCTGGTGGCAGCCACGGCTTTGTGGTTGGCCACGTGACGCCAGAAGCCATGGACGGTGGCCCCATCGCCATTGTCGAAGATGGCGATACCATCACCATTGATGCAGAAAACATGGCCATCTCGCTGCACGTGAGCGACGAGGAAATTCAGCGTCGCTTAAGTTTATGGCAGCGCCCACAGCCGCGTTATCGCCGTGGCGTACTGGCCAAGTTTGCCAGCACCGTTACCTCAGCGGCAGAAGGGGCACTAACGGATACCAATATTGATCCGTAA
- a CDS encoding sterol desaturase family protein — MNELTGAMIFILLAGPVFISVIALERWWLLRQGRTEAYDVRESLANIGTGFIYKVGDALFLIVAGSAAYLGVHSLGWGWSSGHGWLDFMLLFVLVDFTFYWVHRFMHATRYGWTGHWVHHSSERFNFSTALRQTPMVSFNGVMLVALLPPALVGFPLEYAVVALELNLFFQFFIHTEAIRRMPAWFEWLFNTPSHHRVHHGSNPAQIDTNFAGVFMLWDRLFGTFVDERDAGEIRYGVDHRPATTLNPLRLVFAEFFSLLRDVVRYRDVRIIWKHPSWVEQHYADKPDTNAQSWVSPPQS; from the coding sequence ATGAACGAACTCACCGGAGCGATGATTTTTATTCTGTTGGCCGGACCTGTGTTTATCTCGGTCATTGCCTTGGAGCGCTGGTGGCTGCTGCGCCAGGGGCGCACCGAGGCCTACGATGTGCGCGAGTCACTGGCCAACATCGGCACTGGCTTTATCTACAAAGTCGGCGATGCGCTGTTTCTTATTGTGGCTGGTAGCGCCGCTTATCTCGGTGTGCACAGTCTGGGCTGGGGTTGGAGCTCTGGCCATGGCTGGCTCGATTTTATGCTGCTGTTTGTCCTAGTCGACTTCACCTTTTATTGGGTGCATCGCTTTATGCACGCCACGCGCTACGGTTGGACCGGCCATTGGGTGCATCACAGTTCCGAGCGCTTTAACTTTTCCACCGCTTTGCGCCAGACGCCCATGGTCTCATTTAATGGCGTGATGCTGGTGGCGCTGCTGCCACCGGCTTTGGTGGGCTTTCCGTTGGAGTACGCCGTGGTGGCGTTAGAGCTGAACTTGTTCTTCCAGTTTTTTATTCACACCGAGGCCATTCGCCGTATGCCAGCCTGGTTCGAGTGGCTGTTTAACACTCCCTCGCACCACCGAGTTCATCACGGCAGCAACCCAGCGCAAATTGATACTAATTTTGCCGGTGTGTTTATGCTGTGGGACCGATTGTTTGGCACCTTTGTCGATGAGCGCGATGCTGGCGAGATTCGCTACGGCGTCGATCATCGCCCGGCGACCACACTCAACCCACTGCGCTTGGTGTTTGCCGAATTTTTCAGTCTGCTGCGGGATGTGGTGCGCTACCGCGATGTGCGCATTATTTGGAAGCATCCCTCTTGGGTGGAACAGCACTATGCTGATAAGCCGGACACTAATGCGCAAAGCTGGGTTTCTCCCCCACAATCGTAA
- a CDS encoding helix-turn-helix domain-containing protein, whose protein sequence is MSSAIRVNGSWIRLLADWLDRHQLAAPGIRAQIAQYQPSDAVPIEYWQHLLNQAFALRPQQTNQALEVAQGVTLTHVGVLGYLVVACDHLGQAMATYQRFETLFYGRPLASLESHGDQAGIYWQPEQHLPEAEEIGLCALVYLARQHIDAGTALPLQQVSFCHQPGAAQLHAMEAFFDCPVIGGAQRSGLTFHASALMLPLRNSEPGLRKLLEEQASAMLKALPEPDEFERQLQAQLVRQLPDGHVSLDTAARQLHCSVRTLQRRLHKRQLHWQGLVERTREQLARQYLCDPGLSLLDIALLLGYRDQSTFTRSFKRWSGMTPSAFRKQHLSP, encoded by the coding sequence ATGAGCTCAGCGATTCGCGTTAACGGCAGCTGGATTCGTTTGTTAGCCGACTGGCTTGATCGCCATCAACTGGCCGCACCTGGCATACGCGCGCAAATCGCCCAGTATCAACCCAGCGATGCTGTGCCCATCGAGTACTGGCAACACCTGTTAAACCAAGCCTTTGCACTGCGTCCGCAGCAAACCAACCAAGCACTGGAGGTGGCGCAAGGGGTGACCCTCACTCATGTTGGTGTGCTTGGCTATTTGGTGGTGGCCTGCGATCACTTAGGCCAAGCGATGGCAACTTACCAACGTTTCGAAACGCTGTTTTATGGCCGCCCATTGGCAAGCCTAGAAAGCCATGGCGATCAGGCCGGCATTTACTGGCAGCCGGAGCAGCATCTGCCAGAAGCAGAAGAAATTGGGTTGTGTGCGTTGGTGTATTTGGCGCGTCAGCACATAGATGCAGGCACTGCGTTACCACTGCAACAAGTGTCCTTTTGCCATCAGCCCGGCGCAGCCCAACTGCACGCGATGGAAGCGTTTTTTGACTGCCCTGTGATCGGTGGTGCACAACGCAGCGGCCTGACGTTCCATGCCTCGGCCTTGATGCTGCCGCTGCGTAACAGCGAGCCGGGCTTGCGTAAACTGCTAGAAGAGCAAGCCAGTGCCATGCTCAAAGCCCTGCCAGAGCCGGATGAATTTGAGCGTCAGCTGCAGGCACAGCTGGTGCGCCAACTTCCCGATGGCCATGTCAGCCTCGACACCGCCGCGCGACAATTGCACTGCTCAGTACGCACGTTGCAACGGCGTCTGCACAAACGCCAATTACATTGGCAAGGGCTGGTGGAGCGTACGCGCGAGCAACTGGCCCGTCAGTACCTGTGCGACCCAGGGCTGTCACTGTTGGATATTGCGCTGCTATTGGGGTATCGCGATCAAAGTACCTTTACGCGCTCCTTCAAACGCTGGAGTGGTATGACTCCGTCTGCCTTTCGTAAGCAGCATCTGTCACCGTAA
- a CDS encoding class I adenylate-forming enzyme family protein: MFSLAEFYPRVVSDHWQGSITDTLGNQLSSDTCMACLDTLTQLEMPLNFGDKCLLVVDSSVHSIAWMLTLWSKGIVVVPVKTGIADSAIHAIATDCNARYLIEGSQIQCLGNYVATPKQFVTKYAQAVTGVDLALLIYTSGSTGTPKGIMLTHHNVITALSSISQYLNIQADDRILCLSPLSFDYGLYQALFALYCDCHTLLSSQSFNPMAVIKQLSNERITLLPLVPAMASALVRLLPVLKPDLSTLRGITNTGGHLPQAVIQRWKDYHPELDVYAMYGLTECKRALYLPPEHWHSKAGSVGKPVPGLEAKVFIQQGDTHIEAAVGQVGELYVRGSAVMQAYCDPQAQGGAKLHPGDYRDDNWLATGDLFCIDDDGFFYFKGRSKDLIKQAGFCLYPKDIESVLETCPLVELSAVIAAQDNNGDEIAAAIIQLQCNDKEHQQQFSAWAREHIDKDYMPREVRFADRLALTDNSKVDKRKLQQELAQESQ, from the coding sequence ATGTTTTCACTTGCGGAGTTTTATCCACGCGTGGTGTCCGACCATTGGCAAGGATCAATAACAGATACCTTGGGCAATCAGTTAAGTAGTGATACCTGCATGGCTTGCTTGGATACATTGACTCAGCTAGAGATGCCTCTGAATTTTGGCGACAAATGCTTGTTGGTTGTCGATAGCTCCGTCCACTCCATCGCCTGGATGCTGACTTTATGGAGCAAAGGCATCGTGGTTGTTCCGGTTAAAACTGGTATAGCAGACTCCGCCATCCATGCCATCGCCACTGATTGTAATGCTCGCTACCTGATTGAGGGCAGCCAGATCCAGTGCTTAGGTAATTACGTCGCCACGCCCAAGCAATTTGTGACCAAATACGCGCAGGCTGTCACCGGTGTCGACCTGGCTCTACTGATATATACGTCAGGAAGTACTGGAACACCCAAAGGCATTATGCTCACACATCACAATGTGATCACAGCGCTGTCGTCCATCAGCCAGTATTTAAACATCCAAGCAGACGACAGAATTTTATGCTTGTCACCGCTGTCGTTTGACTACGGCCTGTACCAGGCATTGTTTGCGCTTTATTGCGATTGTCACACCCTGCTGTCATCACAATCGTTTAATCCAATGGCAGTGATCAAGCAGTTAAGCAACGAGCGCATTACCTTGCTGCCGCTGGTACCGGCCATGGCGTCGGCGTTAGTGCGTTTGTTGCCGGTATTAAAGCCGGATTTATCCACGCTGCGCGGTATCACCAATACTGGTGGCCATCTGCCGCAAGCGGTGATTCAACGCTGGAAGGATTACCACCCAGAGTTAGACGTGTATGCCATGTATGGCCTGACCGAGTGCAAACGTGCTTTGTATTTGCCACCCGAGCATTGGCACAGCAAAGCAGGCTCGGTAGGCAAGCCCGTGCCTGGATTAGAGGCGAAAGTGTTTATTCAACAGGGCGACACCCATATTGAGGCCGCAGTAGGGCAAGTAGGCGAGCTGTATGTACGAGGCTCAGCGGTGATGCAAGCCTATTGCGACCCACAAGCACAAGGCGGTGCCAAGCTTCACCCGGGTGATTATCGCGATGATAACTGGCTGGCCACGGGCGACTTATTTTGCATTGATGACGATGGTTTCTTCTATTTTAAAGGGCGCTCAAAAGACCTAATCAAACAAGCAGGCTTTTGCTTGTACCCAAAAGATATTGAATCTGTGCTGGAGACCTGCCCACTGGTGGAGCTGTCAGCAGTGATCGCCGCACAAGATAATAATGGCGATGAGATTGCCGCCGCGATTATTCAATTGCAATGCAATGACAAAGAGCATCAACAGCAGTTTTCCGCCTGGGCACGTGAACATATAGACAAAGACTACATGCCGAGAGAAGTTCGCTTTGCTGACAGATTGGCACTCACCGACAACAGCAAAGTGGATAAACGCAAATTACAGCAAGAGCTCGCACAAGAATCGCAATAG